Proteins encoded by one window of Myxocyprinus asiaticus isolate MX2 ecotype Aquarium Trade chromosome 35, UBuf_Myxa_2, whole genome shotgun sequence:
- the LOC127426049 gene encoding protein ATP6V1FNB: MRNLLTTQDQNFYRELILKEAYTRLAWKMKYSKEYPTRFTTRRSKSIEPFNPPSASKLVLPPVVQTQEKKRGAPVLVQRSLSEAPLMRPVSPHTKESLYHGFSKEGKGRHLYLRKRAQKDPENKFDYPILSSWDYGWRLGDYEMDCKTPAHGRSGIVRSTFYARNGIFNIPTATDQFG; this comes from the exons ATGAGGAACCTGCTCACCACTCAGGACCAGAACTTCTACCGTGAGCTGATTCTTAAGGAGGCCTACACACGACTGGCATGGAAGATGAAATACAGCAAGGAATATCCGACTAGATTCACAACTCGCAGGTCCAAGTCAATTGAGCCGTTTAACCCCCCGTCTGCCAGTAAACTCGTACTGCCTCCTGTGGTCCAAACGCAGGAGAAGAAACGAGGAGCCCCTGTGTTGGTGCAGCGGTCCCTGAGTGAGGCCCCTCTGATGAGGCCTGTGAGCCCACACACCAAAGAGTCTCTCTACCATGGCTTCTCCAAAGAAGGCAAAGGACGACATCTGTATCTGCGAAAACGTGCCCAAAAAGACCCGGAGAATAAATTTGACTATCCAATTCTGTCGTCCTGGGACTATGGTTGGAGGTTAG GTGACTATGAGATGGACTGCAAGACGCCAGCCCATGGGAGATCTGGGATTGTGAGGAGCACATTCTACGCCAGgaatggcatttttaatattcccacGGCAACAGATCAGTTTGGATGA